A portion of the Cyanobium sp. PCC 7001 genome contains these proteins:
- the rplD gene encoding 50S ribosomal protein L4, whose amino-acid sequence MAHCVIRDWQGKEAGKADLDLKVAKESSATDLVHRAVVRQLAHARQGTASTLTRAEVAGGGRKPYKQKGTGRARQGSIRTPLRPGGGVVFGPKPRSYALAMNRKERRLALRTALMSRVEDITVVKGFGAGLDTPKTKEITAALTRLGIEAGAKVLVILDNASEAVRKSVRNLEKVKLIAADQLNVFDLLHANKLVVSEEALAKIQEVYGDG is encoded by the coding sequence ATGGCTCACTGTGTGATTCGCGACTGGCAGGGCAAGGAGGCCGGCAAGGCCGACCTTGACCTGAAGGTCGCCAAGGAAAGCTCCGCCACCGACCTGGTGCACCGCGCCGTGGTGCGCCAGCTGGCCCACGCCCGCCAGGGCACGGCCAGCACCCTCACCCGGGCCGAAGTGGCCGGTGGTGGCCGCAAGCCCTACAAGCAGAAGGGAACCGGCCGGGCCCGCCAGGGCTCCATCCGCACCCCGCTGCGTCCGGGCGGTGGCGTGGTGTTCGGGCCCAAGCCCCGCAGCTACGCACTGGCGATGAACCGCAAGGAGCGTCGCCTGGCCCTCCGCACCGCGCTGATGAGCCGGGTGGAGGACATCACCGTGGTGAAGGGCTTCGGCGCCGGGCTCGACACTCCCAAAACCAAGGAGATCACCGCCGCCCTCACCCGCCTCGGCATCGAGGCCGGCGCCAAGGTGCTGGTGATCCTCGACAACGCCTCCGAGGCCGTGCGCAAGTCCGTGCGGAACCTCGAGAAGGTGAAGCTGATCGCCGCCGATCAGCTCAACGTGTTCGACCTGCTCCACGCCAACAAGCTGGTGGTGAGCGAGGAGGCACTCGCGAAGATTCAGGAGGTCTACGGCGATGGCTGA
- a CDS encoding 50S ribosomal protein L23, producing the protein MAERFAGRLADVIRRPLITEKATRALELNQYTFEVDHRAAKPDIKAAVETLFDVKVVGVSTMNPPRRTRRVGRFAGKRAQVKKAVVRLAEGNAIQLFPES; encoded by the coding sequence ATGGCTGAACGTTTTGCAGGCCGGCTCGCGGATGTGATCCGCAGGCCGCTGATCACCGAGAAGGCCACCCGTGCCCTCGAACTGAACCAGTACACCTTCGAGGTGGACCATCGGGCCGCCAAGCCCGACATCAAGGCCGCCGTCGAAACCCTCTTCGACGTGAAGGTGGTGGGCGTGAGCACCATGAACCCGCCGCGTCGCACCCGCCGCGTCGGCCGCTTCGCCGGCAAGCGCGCCCAGGTCAAGAAAGCGGTGGTGCGCCTGGCCGAGGGCAACGCCATCCAGCTGTTCCCTGAGTCCTGA
- the rplB gene encoding 50S ribosomal protein L2: MAIRNYRPTTPGTRTRVASDFTEVTGRGRERGLVVAKHRRKGRNNRGVITCRHRGGGHKRLYRLVDFRRDKHGVVAKVAAIHYDPHRNARLALLFYADGEKRYILAPAGIEIGQQVVSGPESPIETGNALPLSAIPLGSSVHNVELYAGRGGQMVRTAGASAQVMAKEGDYVALKLPSTEVRLVRRECYATLGEVGNSEVRNTSLGKAGRKRWLGRRPEVRGSVMNPCDHPHGGGEGRAPIGRSGPVTPWGKPALGLKTRKRNKPSNRFVLRKRRRTSKRSRGGRDS; the protein is encoded by the coding sequence ATGGCAATCCGTAACTACCGCCCCACCACGCCCGGCACCCGCACCCGCGTCGCCAGTGACTTCACCGAAGTCACCGGCCGCGGTCGGGAGCGGGGCCTGGTGGTGGCCAAGCACCGCCGCAAGGGCCGCAACAACCGCGGCGTGATCACCTGCCGCCATCGCGGCGGCGGCCACAAGCGCCTCTATCGCCTCGTCGACTTCCGCCGGGACAAGCACGGCGTGGTGGCGAAGGTGGCGGCCATCCACTACGACCCCCACCGCAATGCCCGGCTGGCCCTGCTCTTCTACGCCGATGGCGAGAAGCGCTACATCCTGGCCCCCGCCGGGATCGAGATCGGCCAGCAGGTGGTGTCCGGCCCCGAGTCCCCGATCGAGACCGGCAATGCCCTGCCGCTCTCGGCCATCCCCCTGGGCTCCAGCGTTCACAACGTGGAGCTGTACGCCGGTCGCGGCGGCCAGATGGTGCGCACCGCCGGTGCCAGCGCCCAGGTGATGGCCAAGGAAGGTGACTATGTCGCTCTCAAGCTGCCCTCCACCGAGGTGCGCCTGGTGCGCCGCGAGTGCTACGCCACCCTCGGCGAAGTGGGCAACTCCGAGGTGCGCAACACCAGCCTGGGCAAGGCCGGTCGCAAGCGCTGGCTGGGCCGCCGCCCCGAGGTGCGCGGCTCGGTGATGAACCCCTGCGACCACCCCCACGGTGGTGGTGAGGGCCGTGCTCCGATCGGCCGCTCCGGCCCCGTCACCCCCTGGGGCAAGCCGGCCCTCGGCCTCAAGACCCGCAAGCGGAACAAGCCCAGCAACCGGTTTGTGCTCCGGAAACGTCGCCGCACCTCCAAGCGGAGCCGTGGCGGACGCGATTCCTGA
- the rpsS gene encoding 30S ribosomal protein S19, translating into MGRSLKKGPFVADSLLRKVEKQNAANDKTVIKTWSRASTILPMMIGHTIAVHNGKSHVPVYVTEQMVGHKLGEFAPTRTFRGHIKDKKGGR; encoded by the coding sequence ATGGGACGTTCACTCAAAAAAGGCCCGTTTGTCGCCGACAGCCTGCTTCGCAAGGTTGAAAAGCAAAACGCCGCCAACGACAAGACCGTGATCAAGACCTGGTCACGCGCTTCCACCATCCTGCCGATGATGATCGGCCACACGATCGCCGTTCACAACGGCAAATCGCACGTGCCGGTCTATGTCACCGAGCAGATGGTGGGCCACAAGCTCGGGGAATTCGCCCCCACCCGCACCTTCCGGGGCCACATCAAGGACAAAAAGGGAGGCCGTTGA
- the rplV gene encoding 50S ribosomal protein L22 gives MANTAPNQALAHGRYIRGSVSKVRRVLDQIRGRTYREALIMLEFMPYRSTGPITKVLRSAVANAEHNLGMDPASLVVTTASADMGPSMKRYRPRAQGRAYAIKKQTCHISIAVAPSA, from the coding sequence ATGGCTAACACCGCTCCGAATCAGGCGCTCGCCCACGGCCGCTACATCCGCGGTTCCGTGAGCAAGGTGCGCCGGGTTCTCGACCAGATCCGCGGCCGCACCTACCGCGAGGCGCTGATCATGCTCGAGTTCATGCCCTACCGCTCCACCGGACCCATCACCAAGGTGCTGCGCAGCGCCGTGGCCAACGCCGAGCACAACCTCGGCATGGATCCGGCCAGCCTGGTGGTCACCACCGCCAGCGCTGACATGGGCCCCTCCATGAAGCGCTACCGGCCCCGAGCACAGGGTCGCGCCTACGCGATCAAGAAACAGACCTGCCACATCAGCATTGCTGTGGCTCCTTCCGCCTGA
- the rpsC gene encoding 30S ribosomal protein S3, with protein sequence MGHKIHPTGLRLGITQDHRSRWYAPSKTYPTLLQEDDRIRKFIHKKYGAAGISDVLIARKADQLEVELKTARPGVLVGRQGSGIEDLRNGIQKTVGDANRQVRINVVEVERVDADAFLLAEYIAQQLEKRVAFRRVIRMAVQRAQRAGVLGLKIQVSGRLNGAEIARTEWTREGRVPLHTLRADIDYATKLASTTYGVLGIKVWVFKGEVLPGQKEQLPVGAAPRRRTSRQPQQFEDRSNQE encoded by the coding sequence ATGGGACACAAAATCCATCCAACCGGCCTGCGCCTGGGGATCACCCAGGACCACCGCTCCCGCTGGTACGCCCCGAGCAAGACCTATCCCACCCTCCTCCAGGAGGACGATCGGATCCGCAAGTTCATCCACAAGAAGTACGGCGCCGCCGGTATTTCCGATGTGCTGATCGCCCGCAAGGCGGACCAGCTCGAAGTGGAGCTCAAGACCGCCCGCCCCGGCGTGCTGGTGGGCCGCCAGGGCAGCGGCATCGAAGATCTCCGCAACGGCATCCAGAAGACCGTGGGTGATGCGAACCGTCAGGTGCGCATCAACGTGGTGGAAGTGGAGCGCGTCGACGCCGACGCCTTCCTGCTGGCCGAATACATCGCCCAGCAGCTGGAGAAGCGGGTGGCCTTCCGCCGGGTGATCCGCATGGCCGTGCAGCGGGCCCAGCGGGCCGGCGTGCTGGGCCTGAAGATCCAGGTGAGCGGCCGTCTCAACGGCGCCGAGATCGCCCGCACCGAGTGGACCCGGGAAGGCCGGGTGCCGCTGCACACCCTGCGCGCCGACATCGACTACGCCACCAAGCTGGCCAGCACCACCTACGGGGTGCTGGGCATCAAGGTGTGGGTGTTCAAGGGCGAGGTGTTGCCGGGCCAGAAGGAGCAACTGCCCGTGGGCGCCGCTCCCCGCCGCCGGACCAGCCGGCAGCCCCAACAGTTCGAAGACCGTTCGAACCAGGAGTGA
- the rplP gene encoding 50S ribosomal protein L16, which translates to MLSPRRVKFRKQQRGRMRGVATRGNTIAFGEFALQAQECGWITSRQIEASRRAMTRYVKRGGKIWIRIFPDKPVTMRPAETRMGSGKGNPEFWVAVIKPGRILFEMGGADITPEIAREAMRLAQYKLPVKTKFLTLDDQPVAGGEAPAAAASVTAEPANTVES; encoded by the coding sequence ATGCTGAGTCCAAGACGCGTCAAGTTCCGCAAGCAACAGCGAGGCCGCATGCGCGGCGTCGCCACGCGCGGCAACACCATCGCCTTCGGGGAGTTCGCCCTGCAGGCCCAGGAGTGCGGGTGGATCACCTCCCGCCAGATCGAAGCCAGTCGTCGCGCCATGACCCGCTACGTCAAGCGGGGCGGCAAGATCTGGATCCGGATCTTTCCCGACAAGCCGGTCACCATGCGCCCCGCCGAGACCCGCATGGGTTCCGGCAAGGGCAACCCGGAGTTCTGGGTGGCGGTGATCAAGCCCGGGCGCATCCTGTTCGAGATGGGCGGTGCCGACATCACCCCCGAGATCGCACGGGAAGCCATGCGCCTGGCGCAGTACAAGCTGCCCGTGAAGACCAAGTTCCTCACCCTGGACGACCAGCCGGTCGCCGGTGGTGAAGCCCCTGCAGCTGCTGCTTCGGTCACGGCCGAGCCTGCCAACACTGTGGAGTCCTGA
- the rpmC gene encoding 50S ribosomal protein L29 translates to MALPAITDVRKLTDVDITEQIDATRRELFDLRFQQATRRLENPHRFKKARIKLAHLLTVQNERKASAAPADSAT, encoded by the coding sequence ATGGCCCTTCCTGCCATCACCGACGTGCGCAAGCTCACGGACGTTGACATCACCGAGCAGATCGACGCCACCCGGCGTGAACTGTTCGACCTGCGCTTCCAGCAGGCCACCCGCCGTCTGGAAAATCCGCACCGCTTCAAGAAAGCCCGCATCAAGCTGGCCCACCTGCTCACGGTGCAGAACGAGCGCAAGGCCTCCGCAGCCCCGGCTGATTCAGCTACCTGA
- the rpsQ gene encoding 30S ribosomal protein S17 encodes MALKERVGTVVSDKMDKTVVVAVENRFPHPIYQKTVSRTKRYKAHDEDNSCKVGDRVRITETRPLSRTKRWTVAEVLNTSAAT; translated from the coding sequence ATGGCACTCAAGGAAAGGGTCGGCACCGTCGTCAGCGACAAGATGGACAAGACGGTGGTGGTGGCGGTGGAAAACCGCTTCCCCCATCCCATCTACCAGAAGACGGTGAGCCGCACCAAACGCTACAAAGCTCACGACGAAGACAACAGCTGCAAGGTGGGCGACCGGGTTCGCATCACCGAAACCCGCCCCCTCAGCCGCACCAAGCGCTGGACCGTGGCCGAGGTGCTCAACACCTCCGCCGCCACTTGA
- the rplN gene encoding 50S ribosomal protein L14, with product MIQQETFLNVADNSGAKRIQCIRVLGTNRRYAHVGDVIVAAVKDAMPNMGVKKSDVVKAVVVRTKATLRRDTGNAIRFDDNAAVILGNENNPKGTRVFGPVARELRERNFTKIVSLAPEVI from the coding sequence ATGATTCAACAGGAAACGTTTCTCAACGTCGCTGACAACAGCGGCGCCAAGCGCATCCAGTGCATCCGCGTGCTGGGCACCAACCGTCGCTATGCCCACGTGGGCGATGTGATCGTGGCCGCCGTGAAGGACGCCATGCCCAACATGGGCGTCAAGAAATCGGATGTGGTCAAGGCCGTGGTGGTGCGCACCAAGGCCACCCTGCGCCGCGACACCGGCAATGCCATCCGCTTCGATGACAACGCCGCGGTGATCCTGGGCAACGAGAACAACCCGAAGGGCACGCGGGTTTTCGGTCCGGTGGCCCGCGAACTGCGGGAGCGCAACTTCACCAAGATCGTGTCCCTCGCCCCGGAGGTGATCTGA
- the rplX gene encoding 50S ribosomal protein L24: MATATPKATTATRTKMRIKKGDTVQVIAGKDKGKTGEVLRTLPYENRVVVQGINLRTRHVKPTQEGETGRIVTEEASLHASNVMLFSTSKNVASRVEIVVESDGTKKRRLKKTGEILD, from the coding sequence ATGGCAACCGCAACCCCGAAAGCCACCACCGCGACGCGCACCAAGATGCGCATCAAGAAGGGCGACACCGTGCAGGTGATCGCCGGCAAGGACAAGGGCAAGACCGGTGAGGTGCTCCGCACCCTTCCCTACGAGAACCGGGTGGTGGTGCAGGGCATCAACCTGCGCACCCGTCACGTCAAACCCACCCAGGAGGGCGAGACCGGCCGGATCGTCACCGAGGAGGCCTCCCTGCACGCCTCCAATGTGATGCTCTTCTCCACCAGCAAGAACGTGGCGAGCCGGGTCGAGATCGTCGTCGAGAGCGACGGCACCAAGAAACGCCGCCTCAAGAAGACCGGCGAAATCCTCGACTGA
- the rplE gene encoding 50S ribosomal protein L5, producing the protein MSLKQRYRETIQPKLLKDLNLSNVHEVPKVVKVTVNRGLGEAAQNAKALEASIAELATITGQKVVVTRAKKAIAGFKIRQGMPIGVAVTLRGERMYAFLERLIHLALPRIRDFRGVSPKSFDGRGNYTLGIREQIIFPEISFDKIDAIRGMDVTIVTSARNDEEGRALLREMGMPFRSN; encoded by the coding sequence ATGTCCCTCAAACAGCGCTACCGGGAGACGATTCAGCCCAAGCTCCTCAAGGACCTGAATCTCTCCAACGTCCACGAAGTCCCGAAGGTGGTCAAGGTCACCGTCAACCGGGGCCTGGGTGAAGCCGCCCAGAACGCCAAGGCCCTGGAGGCCTCCATCGCCGAACTGGCCACCATCACCGGTCAGAAGGTGGTGGTGACGAGGGCCAAGAAAGCCATCGCCGGCTTCAAGATCCGCCAGGGGATGCCGATCGGGGTGGCCGTCACCCTGCGGGGTGAGCGGATGTATGCGTTCCTCGAGCGCCTGATCCATCTGGCGCTGCCCCGCATCCGCGACTTCCGCGGCGTCAGCCCCAAGAGCTTCGACGGCCGTGGCAACTACACCCTGGGGATTCGGGAACAGATCATCTTCCCTGAGATCTCGTTCGACAAGATCGACGCGATTCGTGGCATGGACGTCACGATCGTGACCAGCGCCCGTAACGACGAAGAGGGCCGGGCCCTCCTCCGCGAGATGGGAATGCCGTTCCGCAGCAACTGA
- the rpsH gene encoding 30S ribosomal protein S8 — protein sequence MANHDPISDMLTRIRNASEKRHETTRIPASRLLRSIATVLQQEGFIAGISEEGEGVQKHLVVELKYSGKHRQPTIRSVQRVSKPGLRIYKNNRQLPKVLGGLGVAIISTSKGVMSDRDARKQGVGGEVLCYVY from the coding sequence ATGGCCAATCACGACCCGATTTCCGACATGCTCACCCGCATCCGCAATGCGAGTGAGAAACGTCACGAGACCACCCGAATCCCCGCCTCGCGCCTGCTCCGCAGCATCGCCACCGTGCTGCAGCAGGAAGGCTTCATCGCCGGCATCAGCGAAGAAGGCGAGGGCGTGCAGAAGCACCTCGTGGTGGAACTGAAGTACAGCGGCAAGCACCGCCAGCCCACGATCCGCTCCGTGCAGCGCGTCAGCAAGCCCGGTCTGCGCATCTACAAGAACAACCGCCAGCTGCCCAAGGTGCTCGGTGGCCTCGGGGTGGCCATCATCTCCACCTCCAAGGGGGTGATGAGCGACCGCGACGCCCGCAAGCAGGGCGTGGGTGGTGAAGTGCTCTGCTACGTCTACTGA
- the rplF gene encoding 50S ribosomal protein L6, with amino-acid sequence MSRIGKAPIPVPDKVTVSLSGLAVTVKGPKGELSRTLPEGVSVAQEGSTIVVSPTSESRRSRERHGLCRTLVANMVEGVSQGYTRKLEIVGVGYRAAVQGKKLVVSAGYSHPVEMVPPDGVTFTVEGTTTVLVSGADKELVGNEAAKVRAIRPPEPYKGKGIKYAGERILRKAGKTGKK; translated from the coding sequence ATGTCACGTATTGGTAAAGCGCCCATCCCCGTGCCCGACAAGGTCACCGTCAGCCTCAGCGGCCTCGCGGTGACCGTGAAGGGTCCCAAGGGGGAACTGAGCCGCACCCTCCCCGAGGGGGTTTCCGTTGCCCAGGAGGGCAGCACCATCGTCGTCAGCCCCACCAGCGAGAGCCGCCGCTCCCGTGAACGCCACGGCCTCTGCCGCACCCTGGTGGCCAACATGGTCGAGGGCGTCAGCCAGGGCTACACCCGCAAGCTCGAGATCGTCGGGGTGGGCTACCGCGCCGCCGTCCAGGGCAAGAAGCTCGTGGTCTCGGCCGGTTACAGCCACCCGGTGGAGATGGTGCCCCCCGATGGGGTCACCTTCACCGTCGAGGGCACCACCACCGTGCTCGTCTCCGGCGCCGACAAGGAGCTGGTGGGCAACGAAGCCGCCAAGGTGCGCGCCATCCGCCCGCCCGAGCCCTACAAGGGCAAGGGCATCAAATATGCGGGCGAGCGCATCCTGCGCAAGGCCGGCAAGACCGGCAAGAAATGA
- the rplR gene encoding 50S ribosomal protein L18, translating into MSSPSRKEQTQKRHRRLRRHLTGTAERPRLAVFRSNNHIYAQVIDDAAQSTLCSASTVDKELRPSVTAAGTCEASVAVGQLVAKRALAKGISQVVFDRGGNLYHGRVKALADAAREAGLQF; encoded by the coding sequence ATGTCATCCCCCTCCCGCAAAGAGCAGACCCAGAAGCGCCACCGCCGTCTGCGTCGCCATCTCACCGGCACCGCCGAGCGTCCGCGCCTGGCCGTGTTCCGCTCCAACAACCACATCTACGCCCAGGTCATCGACGATGCCGCCCAGAGCACGCTGTGCTCGGCGTCGACGGTGGACAAGGAGCTGCGTCCGAGCGTGACGGCCGCCGGCACCTGCGAAGCCTCCGTGGCCGTGGGCCAGCTCGTCGCCAAGCGTGCCCTGGCCAAGGGCATCTCCCAGGTGGTCTTCGATCGCGGCGGCAACCTGTACCACGGCCGGGTCAAGGCCCTGGCTGACGCCGCCCGGGAAGCGGGCCTTCAGTTCTGA
- the rpsE gene encoding 30S ribosomal protein S5 — translation MTETNDQVQSNAVPAAADVPAAAEGQQERRGGRGEGRGERRGGRGRDNRRGQERDSEWQERVVQIRRVSKTVKGGKKMSFRAIVVVGNEKGQVGVGVGKAGDVIGAVRKGVADGKKHLVKVPLTRSNSIPTLSNGRDGAASVLLRPAAPGTGVIAGGSIRTVLELAGIKNVLAKRLGSKTPLNNARAAMQALAGLRTHKETAKERGISLEQIYS, via the coding sequence ATGACCGAAACCAACGACCAAGTTCAATCCAACGCCGTTCCCGCCGCGGCCGACGTTCCGGCGGCAGCGGAGGGCCAGCAGGAGCGCCGGGGTGGCCGCGGCGAGGGCCGGGGTGAGCGCCGCGGCGGCCGGGGCCGCGACAACCGCCGCGGTCAGGAGCGCGACTCCGAGTGGCAGGAGCGGGTCGTGCAGATCCGTCGCGTCTCCAAGACCGTCAAGGGCGGCAAGAAGATGAGCTTCCGCGCCATCGTGGTGGTGGGCAACGAGAAGGGCCAGGTCGGCGTCGGCGTCGGCAAGGCCGGGGACGTGATCGGTGCCGTGCGCAAGGGTGTGGCCGACGGCAAGAAGCACCTGGTCAAGGTGCCCCTCACCCGCAGCAACTCCATCCCCACCCTGAGCAACGGCCGCGATGGCGCCGCCAGCGTGCTGCTGCGTCCCGCCGCTCCCGGTACCGGGGTGATCGCCGGTGGTTCGATCCGCACGGTGCTGGAGCTGGCCGGAATCAAGAACGTGCTGGCCAAGCGCCTGGGGTCCAAGACCCCCCTCAACAACGCCCGCGCCGCCATGCAGGCCCTCGCCGGCCTTCGCACCCACAAGGAGACCGCCAAGGAGCGGGGCATCTCCCTTGAGCAGATCTACTCCTGA
- the rplO gene encoding 50S ribosomal protein L15: protein MSITLQSLQANPGARRRKLRKGRGIAAGQGASCGFGMRGQKSRSGRPTRPGFEGGQMPLYRRVPKLKHFELVNRKEFTVVNVARLAECPAGSTVNLDTLVKQGIVTSPKHPLKVLGNGDLSVKLTVQASAFTASARAKIEAAGGSCDVI, encoded by the coding sequence ATGAGCATCACACTGCAATCGCTTCAAGCCAACCCCGGCGCCCGGCGCCGCAAACTGCGCAAGGGCCGCGGCATCGCCGCCGGCCAGGGCGCCAGCTGCGGTTTCGGCATGCGGGGCCAGAAGTCCCGGTCGGGCCGGCCCACCCGCCCCGGTTTCGAGGGTGGCCAGATGCCCCTCTACCGGCGCGTGCCGAAGCTGAAGCACTTCGAGCTGGTGAACCGCAAGGAATTCACCGTGGTGAACGTGGCCCGGCTGGCGGAGTGCCCCGCCGGCAGCACGGTGAACCTCGACACCCTGGTGAAGCAGGGCATCGTGACCAGCCCCAAGCATCCCCTCAAGGTGCTAGGCAACGGCGATCTGTCGGTGAAGCTCACCGTGCAGGCCTCGGCCTTCACGGCCAGTGCCCGCGCCAAGATCGAAGCCGCCGGCGGCAGCTGCGACGTCATCTGA
- the secY gene encoding preprotein translocase subunit SecY — MLLSRGRNPSAGEILSQLVQSKGLRDRVITTLGLLLLVRLGIYIPVPGIDRVAFQDFLSRGGQLIGFLDIFTGGGLSTLGVFALGILPFINASIIIQLLTAALPQLEDLQKNEGEAGRRKIAQITRYVALGWGILQSTVFALILRQYATEGLSEPVFVLQTALALVTGSMIVMWISEVITERGIGQGASLVIFVNIVATLPRALGSTIELAQSGDRSTVGGIVVLVLVFLLTIVGIIFVQEGNRRIPIVSAKRQVGGVNLLAARQSYLPLKLNAGGVMPIIFASAVVFLPLTIANLTRSPWLIQVAGYLNPNSSTPWLYALVFFGLIVGFSFFYASLTVNPVDIATNLKRGGVAVPGVRPGSATAAYLGGVQNRLTLLGALFLGAVAIIPSAVEGATQVRTFQGLGATSLLILVGVAIDTAKQVQTYVISQRYEGMVRQ; from the coding sequence ATGCTTCTCAGTCGGGGACGCAACCCCAGCGCCGGAGAGATCCTCAGCCAGCTGGTTCAGTCCAAGGGACTGCGCGATCGGGTGATCACCACCCTCGGCCTGCTGCTGCTGGTGCGGCTCGGCATCTACATCCCCGTTCCCGGCATCGACCGGGTGGCCTTCCAGGATTTCCTCTCCCGCGGCGGCCAGCTGATCGGCTTCCTGGACATCTTCACTGGCGGTGGCCTCTCCACCCTCGGCGTGTTCGCACTGGGGATCCTGCCCTTCATCAACGCCTCGATCATCATCCAGCTGCTCACGGCAGCCCTGCCGCAGCTGGAGGATCTCCAGAAGAACGAAGGGGAGGCCGGACGGCGCAAGATCGCCCAGATCACCCGCTACGTGGCGCTGGGCTGGGGGATTCTGCAGAGCACCGTGTTCGCCCTGATCCTGCGGCAGTACGCCACCGAGGGGCTCTCGGAACCGGTGTTCGTGCTGCAGACCGCCCTGGCCCTTGTCACCGGCTCGATGATCGTGATGTGGATCAGCGAGGTGATCACCGAGCGGGGCATCGGCCAGGGGGCCTCCCTGGTGATCTTCGTGAACATCGTGGCCACCCTGCCGCGGGCCCTCGGCTCCACGATCGAACTGGCGCAGAGCGGTGACCGGAGCACCGTGGGAGGCATCGTGGTGCTCGTGCTGGTGTTCCTGCTCACGATCGTGGGCATCATCTTCGTGCAGGAGGGCAACCGGCGGATCCCGATCGTGAGCGCCAAGCGCCAGGTGGGCGGGGTGAACCTGCTGGCGGCCCGTCAGAGCTACCTGCCGCTCAAGCTCAACGCCGGCGGTGTGATGCCGATCATCTTCGCCTCGGCCGTGGTGTTCCTCCCCCTCACGATCGCCAACCTCACCCGCAGCCCCTGGCTGATCCAGGTGGCGGGTTACCTCAATCCGAACAGCAGCACCCCCTGGCTCTACGCCCTGGTGTTCTTCGGGCTGATCGTGGGCTTCTCCTTCTTCTACGCCTCGCTCACCGTGAACCCGGTGGACATCGCCACCAACCTCAAGCGCGGTGGTGTGGCCGTGCCCGGCGTCCGTCCGGGATCGGCCACGGCCGCCTACCTGGGGGGGGTGCAGAATCGGCTCACCCTGCTGGGCGCCCTCTTCCTCGGGGCCGTGGCGATCATCCCCTCGGCGGTGGAGGGGGCGACCCAGGTGCGCACCTTCCAGGGCCTGGGGGCCACCTCGCTGCTGATTCTGGTGGGGGTGGCCATCGACACGGCCAAGCAGGTGCAGACCTACGTGATCTCCCAGCGCTACGAGGGGATGGTGCGGCAGTAG
- a CDS encoding adenylate kinase, with protein sequence MKQRVLFLGPPGAGKGTQAQQLASSHALLHLSTGDLLRGEVAAGTALGQEAAAVMARGELVSDALVLAIVRSRLEQQAASGGGGWLLDGFPRNLTQAEALEGLLEDLGQQIEVVVLMELDDAVLLQRLLGRGREDDNEAVIRHRLEVYRDQTAPLIRFYSDRGLLQSVDASGEVETVGQRIAALLD encoded by the coding sequence ATGAAGCAACGCGTTCTGTTCCTCGGCCCCCCCGGAGCCGGCAAGGGCACCCAGGCCCAGCAGCTGGCCAGCTCCCATGCCCTCCTGCACCTCTCCACCGGCGACCTGCTGCGGGGCGAGGTGGCCGCCGGTACCGCCCTCGGCCAGGAGGCCGCGGCCGTGATGGCCCGCGGCGAACTGGTGAGCGACGCCCTGGTGCTGGCCATCGTGCGCAGCCGCCTGGAACAGCAGGCCGCTTCCGGCGGCGGCGGCTGGTTGCTGGATGGGTTCCCCCGCAACCTCACCCAGGCCGAGGCGCTGGAGGGGCTGCTGGAGGACCTCGGCCAGCAGATCGAAGTGGTGGTGCTGATGGAACTTGACGATGCCGTGCTGCTGCAGCGGCTGCTGGGGCGGGGCCGCGAGGATGACAACGAGGCGGTGATCCGCCACCGGCTGGAGGTGTACCGGGATCAGACGGCTCCGCTGATCCGCTTCTACAGCGACCGGGGCCTCCTCCAGTCCGTCGATGCCAGCGGCGAGGTGGAGACCGTGGGGCAGCGCATCGCCGCCCTGCTGGACTGA
- the rpmJ gene encoding 50S ribosomal protein L36, giving the protein MKVRASVKKMCDKCRVIRRHGRVMVICTNPKHKQRQG; this is encoded by the coding sequence ATGAAGGTGCGTGCCTCAGTCAAGAAGATGTGCGACAAGTGCCGGGTGATCCGCCGCCATGGCCGGGTGATGGTCATCTGCACCAACCCCAAGCACAAGCAGCGCCAGGGCTGA